One Triticum dicoccoides isolate Atlit2015 ecotype Zavitan chromosome 4B, WEW_v2.0, whole genome shotgun sequence genomic window carries:
- the LOC119295694 gene encoding uncharacterized protein LOC119295694, which yields MRLVLVRRPWTLLAWHQQPESVGHKFPNPPEKDNHQAELQQVAMADSPELARARDVLSVRADEHARVDALSSAASASASLSSATTHLSPSFFEGFALRGIRVLRLHPGFIHCSYTVPPSLTDSTTGCLAAGAVVALVDEIGSAASISEGQNLKVSVDMSVAFPDLSQARPGDRLSITARALGHKGAYSGTHVLFTNAGTGNVVAEGRHSLFGNMKKSPPPKPAATTHRSNL from the exons ATGCGGTTGGTGCTGGTCCGTAGGCCTTGGACCTTGCTCGCGTGGCACCAACAACCAGAGTCAGTCGGTCACAAATTCCCAAATCCACCGGAGAAAGATAATCATCAGGCAGAGCTGCAGCAGGTGGCCATGGCCGACTCCCCCGAGTTAGCTCGTGCTCGGGACGTCCTGAGCGTGCGCGCCGACGAGCACGCGCGGGTGGACGCGCTCTCCTCCGCCGCATCCGCATCCGCATCCCTATCATCGGCCACTACTCATCTGTCGCCGAGCTTCTTCGAGGGATTCGCGCTGCGCGGGATCCGCGTGCTCCGCCTCCATCCGGGGTTCATCCACTGCTCCTACACCGTCCCCCCGAGCCTCACC GACTCCACCACCGGCTGCCTCGCCGCCGGTGCCGTTGTCGCCCTGGTCGACGAGATCGGCTCCGCCGCCTCCATCTCCGAAGGCCAAAACCTCAAGGTCTCCGTCGACATGTCCGTCGCCTTCCCCGATCTCTCCCAGGCCCGCCCGGGGGACCGGCTGAGCATAACGGCAAGGGCGCTCGGACACAAGGGCGCCTACTCCGGCACACACGTGCTCTTCACCAACGCCGGCACCGGCAACGTCGTCGCCGAGGGCAGGCACTCCCTCTTCGGTAACATGAAGAAGTCGCCACCACCCAAGCCAGCAGCCACTACTCACCGGAGCAACTTGTGA